The Aricia agestis chromosome 8, ilAriAges1.1, whole genome shotgun sequence genomic sequence tcgaccggagaaataccacgtacgagctatgcgatagacagagagcggacatgtaggtgaatataaAGGATCATTTTCGTacaatgatattgtacttatacagatatgttacgtccatactattttccggcttaaatctcttccgaacaattttcaaattcaaaattgcagacattgacaaatttgacagatgagtgaaacaaaagatacgaaaaaccatttacgtaaaagagacagttctatttttaaacgtcgaatcgtatcgctgtctctttcttcgcctgagctatgacgaaaattcgattttttccaaattgttcgaaaaaataattgaaaatgtaaataatcgaggtatttattgcaatcaagacatgtggtaagagattccatgtgttttgtttactttcgagtcataattggtacatgtttgatacacgcacgacgtcattttcaatttatttaggtgagacaagacgcggcacattcgtgactgcgctcgatgcagactaaacaacagacggcccaattgggccgtatttgaagcttcacaacgcgcgcggtagtaacatatctggtttgagtatttcatcattgttttcgtagaaaaataaaataagtaaaggAGATATACTTAGCTAGAAAAAGAttggaccttcaaaccaatatggaTGGCGGCGtcgagtttttgaatttaagctatttgtgacctcctctaaacactggtgcaaaaaaattctgactataattaatttcagcTTCCCATACAAGGCCGAACTAACCCTACTGGGCTAAGTAgagatatagcctataggtacGTACGAGAATTGGAAATtacttaggtaagtatataaagtacatatttaaaacgattttacacaaaatatacttacccccataaaaatatttttatttataatcaaGCGCATGCCTATTGTACTCCgcgttgccagaatgttacttttgtaacattttacgttacttttgacccttggatgttacattcatgtgacatgagtcatgacttagATAACAGATGTTACctacttttacgttacttttggtaattgaaaaaaaaatttggcatgaCAATATGTATATAACTTTGGAACATACAGGACTCGCAGCACTGATTGTACAATGAGCGCCTCGGTGGGCCAGTGgcagagcgtggctcttgaccaacgaatactatactcacaaggagCTCTTGACACGGAGGTGGTGAGTTCGATTCTCGCGTTGCAAAATTTAGTTCCCCATTTTGTCTAGAACTATGCAGGCTGATCCCCTAATCATTTGCCAGTACTTATTCTCTTTTACCTTAATTATTAGTGTGTTACGAGAAGTTggttgtaaaattttataaccaaagtataaagttaatatttaactttataaACCAAAGGGCAAAGGatctcagtttttttttatgttaatatgAAAGCACCCATGCATGcatccatccgacgcatgacccatgcgtcggatggacatgtaaaaagtcggtcctgcgcctgacctctcgccagtagtgtcggtcttccgtcccactgtgttatgagagtgaaggaatagagagtgctcttgtatactgcgcacacacttgggcactatgaaattatgtaagtactccGGTAACtggctggtttcaatgaaactcgCCACCATGTCCAAAACTGGCGTGgagagtattattatatatttgaaCATGACatcaaagaaacaaaaaaatatgtattgcattagaagtaagtaataatttattaaaataaattaacacactgtatacaagtaattgaaaaaatataattgcctataataatattattgaacatgACTAACCAAAACATTTATacttaattacaattaatatacaaaatatagcatcttagaatattatgtacaatatttATAAAGTTGCTTTGTGCTTTAATTTTGTTAGCATACATAGCAGTATAGTTTCCTTTGAAACTTTGTTAGTGGTTTTAGTTTCTTTATTGATGTGCATTgtgcatcaaaatattatgattaattatatattattagctatttgaccaagctttgctctgtattcgataaaacacgaataaaacgacattttctaaaaatgattcctagctagatcgatttatcgcgcccaaaaccccctatatactaaattttatatatacaagaattgctcgtttaaagatataagattataaataAATGACAAACACATTACTCTTACTACTTATAGTTAATCCTGTCCCATctgatttatttataattaagacCAAATCTGTTTTTTGCTAAGTACTctcatacggttttgctcgaaagttttactccgaatcgaaggaaatgacatatttgacatatttaattccatcggagccggctcgaagcgagccttcgagctgtcagttttgcggtccacacggtggttagtgctcgatttggagtaaaactatcgagcaaaaccgtatgtcagtgcttagcatttaacataatatagaaaattaattaacatcacaaaaatattttgctcTACTTATTTAGTTATGAGGTTTAtgagtgtacactgtacactaATTGTACAGTTACTTTTCTTTACAttctttaaataaattgtttcaaATTGCCATAATTATCTGTAGACTGTGTTGTTTTACATAAAATTCATAATGCAACTTTTTATTGCTAAATCAACCACCAATTACTATGCAAACATTTTGTGTAAAAGATGAAACACATTTTGGCGAACATTAATTTAGAATCTCAAAAGTTGGTGCTTTCTATTAAAACATCTTCTTCTTCATGGCTGTGTATCTCTCTGTATACTCATTGTATCCTTCAAGAGAGGCTAACTGCTTTGGTTCAAACAGATTGCCATCAATATTCAATGTATGAATTTTTGAGTCCCTGAGCAGACTCGGTTTAATTGCATCCAAAGATAAACAATTTTCTTCTAATCTCAAAATTTTTAGCTTCGGAGCTTCATGTAAGTCTTCACTCAGGCTCGATATTTCATTTCGGCTTAGATTCATTTCTGCTGCTGTTAATTTTGACATTCCATCGGGTAAAGATACAAGTTTATTATTAGATAGATCGATAACTTCTAAGTTTTTCAGCTCAAGTATCTGCTTGGGAAAGAGTTTAAACTTGTTATTATTCAAGTACAACTGTTTCAGGTTGCTCAAATTCTCAAACGAATCAGGAAGGCTGGCTATGTTATTACATGATAAATTAAGTAATTCCAATTTCTTGAGGTTAGCCAAGGCAGTGGGCACATTTTGAATAGAGTTGCTGCTTAAGTTCAGctgttttataaatttaaatttacttatatcaTCGGGGATGCCtggtattttatttttggataGGTCTAAATTTCTCAAGTGATCAGACAAATTGAACACTTCTGGAGGTATTTCTTTTAGTTTGCTATTGGATAATTGTAAAACCCCTGTTTTGGACGCAGTTTCATAGTGTTGTTTTAACCCAGAATTACCCATGAATGATAATAGAAACTAACAGGAATAATGAATATTGTTTTTGAACAAGAACAAGTTCACTATAGTCTATACACcactttttacaatttcaaAGGTggacttatttaatatttttctacttatatattttattaaaatcaagaCTCCTTCAAATGAATAGACTTGCAAGTTGCAGCACGTACAATACAAAAATTGATTTTGGAAATGTTTTACTAAAGAAATGTAAATAcaaatttaatttctttacaaAATCGTGACTTTAAAaatttgacacttgacacttgTTTGACAAC encodes the following:
- the LOC121729655 gene encoding leucine-rich repeat-containing protein 57-like, giving the protein MGNSGLKQHYETASKTGVLQLSNSKLKEIPPEVFNLSDHLRNLDLSKNKIPGIPDDISKFKFIKQLNLSSNSIQNVPTALANLKKLELLNLSCNNIASLPDSFENLSNLKQLYLNNNKFKLFPKQILELKNLEVIDLSNNKLVSLPDGMSKLTAAEMNLSRNEISSLSEDLHEAPKLKILRLEENCLSLDAIKPSLLRDSKIHTLNIDGNLFEPKQLASLEGYNEYTERYTAMKKKMF